The Candidatus Eremiobacterota bacterium genomic interval GCCTGCCGTCGGAGAGGCCACTCGCGTAAGCGTGCCTGCGTTCGGGGCGGCACGCCCCGAACGCCGCCCCAATCTCACCAGACGGATGGATCGAGGGCATCGCGCAAGCCGTCGCCGAGCAAGTTTACGCCCATCACGGCGATCATGATGGCGAGGCCGGGGAAGAGGGCGGTCCACCAGGCGGTGTCGAGATACTGGCGGCCGTCGGCGAGCATGCCGCCCCAGGACGGGGTCGTGGGCGGGACGCCGAGACCGAGGAACGAGAGCGACGACTCCAGCACGACCGCGCGCGCGATCTCGAACGTGCCGAGGACGATCGCGGCGGAGGCGACGTTCGGAAGCAGGTGGCGGGCGAGGATGCGCGGCGGGGCGGCGCCGGCAGCTTCGGCGGCGAGAACGAACTCGCGCTCGCGCAGGCTCATCGCTTCGGCTCGCACGACGCGCACGTACTGCACCCACGAGGTCAACCCGATCGCGGCGATCACGGTCCACAAACCGGGGCCGACGACCGCGACGATCGCGACCGCGAGCAGCACGAGCGGGAAGGCGAGTTGGACGTCGGTTATGCGCGCGATGATCGCGTCGACCCAGCCGCGGCGGTAGCCCGCCAGCAATCCGGCCGTCACACCGATCGTTCCGCCGATCGCAACGACCGAAATCCCGACGATCACCGAGACGCGCGCGCCCCAGATGATGCGCGCCAGCAGATCGCGGCCCAGGTTGTCGGTGCCGAGCGGATGCGCGTGCGTTCCGCCGGCGATCCACATCGGCGGCTGCAGCGTCGCGGCGAGGTCTTGCGCGTTCGGGTCGGCGCGCGCGATCCACGGCGCGAAGAGCGCGCACACGACCACGATCGCAACGATGACCACACCAATCAGCGCCGCCGGGTTGCGCGCGAGCCGGCGCAGCGACGCGGTGCGTCTCCCAACGAAGGGCGCATCGTCGGCCGGTGCCGCTGGCGATGCGAGCGCCGTGGTCACCATCACGCGTACCGGATGCGCGGGTCGAGGACCGCGTACAGCAGGTCGACGACGAGGTTCAGCAGCACGAACGTCGTCGCGGCGATCAGCACCACCGCTTCGACGACCGGGAAGTCGCGCTCGAAGACTGCCTGCACCGCCAGCCGCCCGACGCCGGGCCAGGCGAACACCGTCTCGGTGATGATCGCGCCTGAAAGCAACGTCCCCAATTCGACGCCGAGCTGCGTCACGATCGGGAGCAGCGCGTTGCGCAGGCCGTGCCAGAGCGTCACGCGCCGAAACGTCAGGCCTTTCGCGCGCGCGGTCCGCAAGTAGTCGGCCGCGAGGACTTCGAGCATCGCGGCGCGCGTCAGGCGCATGATCTTCGCCGTCGAGAAGAAACCGAGCGTCGCGGCCGGCAGGATCAAGTTGTGCCAGTCGCCGATCCCGCTGGCCGGAAACCAGCCCAGCCGCACGGCGAAGAACAGGATCAGCATCAGGCCGATCCAGTACGTTGGTGCGCTCTGCCCGATCAGCGCGATCACGCGCGCGACGTAGTCCACCCAGGTGCGCGGCCTCAGTGCCGACAGAATCCCCGCCGGAACGCCGACGAGCACGACGATCAGAAACGCGCTGCTCGCGAGCAGCGCCGTCGCCGGCAGCCGCTGC includes:
- a CDS encoding ABC transporter permease, which translates into the protein MVTTALASPAAPADDAPFVGRRTASLRRLARNPAALIGVVIVAIVVVCALFAPWIARADPNAQDLAATLQPPMWIAGGTHAHPLGTDNLGRDLLARIIWGARVSVIVGISVVAIGGTIGVTAGLLAGYRRGWVDAIIARITDVQLAFPLVLLAVAIVAVVGPGLWTVIAAIGLTSWVQYVRVVRAEAMSLREREFVLAAEAAGAAPPRILARHLLPNVASAAIVLGTFEIARAVVLESSLSFLGLGVPPTTPSWGGMLADGRQYLDTAWWTALFPGLAIMIAVMGVNLLGDGLRDALDPSVW
- a CDS encoding ABC transporter permease, producing MMPPEATKAEIEAFRHEQGFDRPLIVQFASFAAAAAHGDLGLSLRHQEPAMALALQRLPATALLASSAFLIVVLVGVPAGILSALRPRTWVDYVARVIALIGQSAPTYWIGLMLILFFAVRLGWFPASGIGDWHNLILPAATLGFFSTAKIMRLTRAAMLEVLAADYLRTARAKGLTFRRVTLWHGLRNALLPIVTQLGVELGTLLSGAIITETVFAWPGVGRLAVQAVFERDFPVVEAVVLIAATTFVLLNLVVDLLYAVLDPRIRYA